A region of Sphingobium baderi DNA encodes the following proteins:
- a CDS encoding transglycosylase domain-containing protein: MARSGKSKEPPGTARLWLMRGLKAGLIALVAAVVAIVVAVVIAMQSLPDYSSLKSSPNGQMIRVHAADGSVIVSLGPSFGRWLSYDQIPQVMVDAMVSTEDKRYYLHPGVDPIGMARAAWVALENRGKGRRLQGASTITQQVTRNIFLNNSYSWGRKIREMVLALALERKFSKRQILELYLNKVYFGGGAYGIDAASRKFFGHPADSLNLPEAAIIAGLVKAPSSYSPTADAEAAIGRAGVVLDLMQENGAISAAEHASANLADVKMAPEPPQNSVRYFTDWALPQLDTLITEPNEPLEVYTTIDLSMQRAATAAIQANVPKGSQGALVALDRDGAVRAMVGGLDYVTSNYNRATTATRQPGSAWKLFVYMAALEAGYTPDTGVTDEPVTINGWSPRNSNGRFSGDIDVRTAFAYSVNTVAAKLGVEVGFPTIADMARRFGISTPVNTHPSMVLGTSDVRLIDMTRAFASVARKGIAVAPYGITKVTTADGRLLYEHQDDTSRVLVAPWVAAGMTDLMQTAVSTGTGKAAQIGRPVAGKTGTTSSNKDGWFLGFSSGITTGVWMGRDDARAVGGLQGGRAPAHAFADFMKVAVAKRPVENFDTQVTLPEWQLEPDDEAYYGAPDNGMGGGMMVDENGLPLERAQPDEPQADNPDADARPDPADRPAPQRLDQQWIDQVLGRDRQRPAQQRPDP; encoded by the coding sequence ATGGCAAGATCGGGCAAGAGCAAGGAACCGCCGGGCACGGCAAGGCTGTGGCTGATGCGGGGCCTCAAGGCGGGCCTGATCGCGCTGGTCGCCGCCGTGGTGGCGATCGTCGTGGCGGTCGTCATCGCGATGCAGTCGCTGCCCGACTATAGCAGCCTCAAATCATCGCCCAACGGCCAGATGATCCGCGTCCATGCGGCGGACGGCAGCGTCATCGTGTCATTGGGGCCGAGCTTCGGGCGCTGGCTGTCCTATGACCAGATCCCGCAGGTGATGGTCGACGCGATGGTGTCGACCGAGGACAAGCGTTACTATCTGCATCCCGGCGTCGATCCCATCGGCATGGCGCGCGCGGCGTGGGTGGCGCTCGAAAACCGGGGCAAGGGCCGCCGCTTGCAGGGCGCGTCCACCATCACCCAGCAGGTGACGCGCAACATCTTCCTCAACAACAGCTATAGCTGGGGCCGCAAGATCCGGGAAATGGTGCTGGCGCTGGCGCTGGAACGCAAGTTCAGCAAGCGGCAGATCCTGGAGCTTTACCTCAACAAGGTCTATTTCGGCGGCGGCGCCTATGGCATCGACGCGGCGAGCCGGAAGTTCTTCGGCCATCCCGCCGACAGCCTCAATCTGCCGGAAGCGGCGATCATCGCGGGGCTGGTGAAGGCCCCCTCCAGCTACTCCCCCACCGCTGATGCGGAGGCCGCCATCGGCCGCGCGGGCGTGGTGCTGGACCTGATGCAGGAAAATGGCGCGATCAGCGCGGCGGAACATGCCAGCGCCAATCTGGCGGATGTGAAGATGGCCCCCGAGCCGCCGCAGAACAGCGTGCGTTACTTCACCGACTGGGCGCTGCCGCAGCTCGACACGCTCATCACCGAACCGAATGAGCCGCTGGAGGTCTATACCACCATCGACCTTTCCATGCAGCGCGCCGCGACCGCCGCGATCCAGGCCAATGTGCCCAAGGGATCGCAGGGGGCGCTGGTGGCGCTGGACCGGGACGGGGCGGTGCGGGCGATGGTCGGCGGCCTCGACTATGTGACCTCCAACTATAACCGCGCCACCACCGCGACGCGCCAGCCGGGTTCGGCGTGGAAGCTGTTCGTCTATATGGCCGCGCTGGAAGCGGGCTATACGCCCGATACCGGGGTCACGGACGAGCCCGTCACCATCAACGGCTGGTCCCCGCGCAACAGCAACGGGCGCTTTTCGGGTGATATCGATGTTCGCACCGCCTTTGCCTATTCGGTCAACACCGTGGCGGCAAAGCTGGGCGTGGAAGTGGGCTTCCCCACCATCGCCGACATGGCGCGGCGCTTCGGCATTTCAACGCCAGTCAACACCCATCCGTCCATGGTGCTGGGCACGTCGGACGTGCGGCTGATCGACATGACCCGCGCCTTCGCTTCGGTGGCGCGCAAGGGGATCGCGGTCGCGCCCTATGGCATCACCAAGGTGACGACGGCGGACGGACGCCTGCTCTACGAGCATCAGGACGACACCAGCCGCGTGCTGGTCGCGCCCTGGGTGGCGGCGGGGATGACCGACCTCATGCAGACGGCGGTTTCCACCGGCACCGGCAAGGCGGCGCAGATCGGGCGGCCCGTGGCGGGCAAGACCGGCACCACCAGCAGCAACAAGGATGGCTGGTTCCTGGGCTTTTCCAGCGGCATCACGACGGGCGTCTGGATGGGCCGCGACGATGCGCGGGCTGTGGGCGGATTGCAGGGCGGCCGCGCGCCGGCCCATGCCTTCGCCGATTTCATGAAGGTCGCCGTCGCCAAGCGGCCGGTCGAGAATTTCGATACCCAGGTGACGCTGCCCGAATGGCAGCTCGAGCCGGACGACGAAGCCTATTATGGCGCGCCTGATAATGGAATGGGTGGGGGCATGATGGTCGATGAAAACGGCCTGCCGCTGGAACGCGCCCAGCCGGACGAGCCA
- the msrB gene encoding peptide-methionine (R)-S-oxide reductase MsrB produces MDKLNLTEEEWRNRLPPEQYHVLREGGTERAFTGKYNSNKADGVYFCAGCGAELFDSEEKYDSGSGWPSFTAPVDIDAVDELRDSSHGMIRTEVRCAKCEGHLGHVFPDGPGVGGLRYCMNSASLDFKPRDEAE; encoded by the coding sequence ATGGACAAGCTGAACCTGACCGAAGAGGAATGGCGCAACCGCCTTCCCCCCGAACAATATCATGTCTTGCGGGAAGGCGGCACGGAGCGGGCCTTTACCGGCAAATATAACAGCAACAAGGCCGACGGCGTGTATTTTTGCGCCGGTTGCGGGGCGGAGCTGTTCGATTCCGAGGAAAAATATGACAGCGGATCGGGCTGGCCCAGCTTCACCGCGCCGGTGGACATCGACGCGGTCGACGAATTGCGCGATTCCAGCCATGGCATGATCCGCACCGAAGTGCGCTGCGCCAAATGCGAGGGGCATCTGGGCCATGTCTTTCCCGATGGGCCGGGAGTGGGCGGCCTGCGCTATTGCATGAACAGCGCATCGCTGGACTTCAAGCCGCGCGACGAGGCGGAGTAA